Within the Pseudomonas fulva genome, the region CTTGTGGGGAAACAGACCTTCCTCCATGCCGACCAGGAACACCCGGGGGAACTCCAGGCCCTTGGCGCTGTGCAGGGTCATCATCTGCACGCTGTCTTCATGCTCGGCGGCCTGGGTATCGCCGGCCTCCAGGGAGGCGTGGTCGAGGAAGGCGGCCAGCGGCGTTTGCGCGTCGTCGCCTTCCTCGCCCTCATAGGAGTCGAAGGCACGGGCGGCGGACACCAGTTCCTCGAGGTTTTCCACCCGGGCCTGGGCCTTCTCGCCCTTCTCGTCGCGGTGGTAGGCGAGCAGGCCGGACTGTTCGATGACCAGCTGCGCGGTGCTGTGCAGCTGCAGGCCCTCGACCTTCAGCGCCAGGGTGTCGATCAGCTCGACGAAGGCGTTCAGCGCACTGGCGGCGCGGCCGGCGATCACCTTGGTGCCGACCGCTTCGTGCAGCGCGGCCCACATCGACAGGTCATTGGCGCGGGCGAACTGGCGCAGGGTTTCCACCGTTTTCTCGCCGATGCCGCGGGCCGGCACGTTGATCACCCGCTCCAGCGCCGCGTCGTTGCCGCGCTGGTGGATCAGGCGCAGGTAGGCCATGGCGTTCTTGATTTCCGCACGCTCGAAGAAGCGCTGGCCGCCGTAGATGCGGTAGGGAATCTTCTCGCGCAGCAGGGCCTCTTCCAGCACTCGCGACTGGGCGTTGGAGCGGTAGAGGATGGCGATATCGCTGCGCCTGAGGCCGTCCTTGCGCAGGGCGTCCTCGATGGTCTCGACCACGTAGCGCGCTTCGTCGTGTTCGTTGAAGGCGGCGTACAGGCTGATCAGGTCGCCGTCACCGACATCGGTGCGCAATTCCTTGCCCAGGCGGCCCTGGTTGTTGGCGATCAGCGCGTTGGCGGCGTTGAGGATGTTCGCCGTGGAGCGGTAGTTCTGCTCCAGGCGGATGATCTCGGCGTCGGCGAAATCGCTGTCGAACTGCTGAATGTTCTCGATCTTCGCACCGCGCCAGCCGTAGATCGACTGGTCGTCGTCGCCCACCACCATCAGGCTTTCGCCGCCCATGGCGAGAAAGCGCAGCCAGGCGTACTGCACGGCGTTGGTGTCCTGGAACTCGTCGACCAGGGTGTGCCGGAAGCGCTTCTGGTAGTGCGCCAGCAGTCCGGCGTTGTTGCGCCACAGGTCGAGGGCGCGCAGCAGCAACTCGGCGAAGTCGATCACCCCGGCACGGGCACAGGCGGCCTCGTAGGCCTCGTAGATGCTGCGCATGGTGGCCAGGAACAGGTCGCCGCTGGCCTGGATGCCGGCCGGGCGGATGCCTTCGTCCTTCTGGCCATTGATGAACCACTGCGCCTGCTTGGCCGGCCAGCGCTGCTCATCCAGGCCCAGTTCACGGATCACCCGCTTGATCAGCCGCTGCTGGTCGTCGGAGTCGAGAATCTGGAAGTTCTCGACCAGCCCCGCTTCCTGCCAGTGGGCGCGCAGCAGGCGGTGCGCCAGGCCGTGGAAGGTGCCGACCCACATGCCGGCCGGGCTCTGGCCGAGCACGTCCTCGATGCGGTGGCGCATCTCGGCCGCGGCCTTGTTGGTGAAGGTCACCGACAGGATGCTGTGTGGCGAGACGTCCAGGCGCTGGATCAGAAAGGCGATGCGATGCACCAGCACGCGGGTCTTGCCGGAGCCGGCACCGGCCAGCACCAGTTGATGACCAGGCGGGGTGGTGACCGCGTGGTGCTGGGCTGGGTTTAGAGAACTGAGTCGCTGATCGAGGTCATTTTGCATCGCGGCATTCTAGGGGCGCGGCGCAGGTAGGGCAAACGCTGCTGACCGCGGACATGACGGGCTGCCGATGGGCGCCGCCGGGCGGCCGCGATCAGTGTTCCGGCAGGTTGGCGAAAATGCTCGCCAGCACCTGGTTGAGCTTGCGCAGCTGGGCTTCGGTGAGGCCTTCGAAGCTCTTGTGGAACAGCTTCGGCGGCACCGAGGCCTTCGGCCTGGCCGTGAGTTCGGCTTGGCATTCATTGGGGATGCACCGAGCTGAAACCGGTGGCGATTGGTTGTTGGGAGTCATGGCCTGCGCTATCGCGCCATTAACAACGGGCATAACTGTGTTCCGTTTCAAGGCCCACAGTTATGCCCTCTGGTGCTATCCAACGTCCCTCTCACTTCACCGAAAACTTGAACACCGTGTTCTGCGTATAGGTCTGCCCCGGATCCAGGCGGGTGGAGGCGAATTTCGGCTGGTTCGGTGCGTCCGGGAAGTGTTGGGTTTCCAGGGTGAAGGCGCTCCAGTGGGCGTAGGTCTTGCCGGCTTTGCCTTTTACCGAGCCGTCCAGAAAGTTGCTGGTGTAGAACTGCACCCCCGGCTCGGTGGTGTAGAGCTGCAGGAGACGGCCGGAGGCAGGGTCGTGTACTTCGGCGGCGAGTTGCTTGATGTCGCCTTTGCTGTCCAGCGCCCAGTTGAAGTCGAAGCCGCCCTGTTTGGCTTCGGCGAATTTAAGCTGCTCGTGATCGTCCTTGATGTGCTGGCCGATGGGCGTCGGTTTACTGAAGTCCATCGGCGTGCCTTTGACCGGCGCCAGTTCGCCGGTGGGGATCAGCGTCTTGTTGACCGGCGTGTAGTGGCTGGCGTGCAGGGTGGCGACCTGCTTGAGCATGTCGCCGTTGCCGGCCCCGGCGAGGTTGAAGTAGCTGTGGTTGGTGAGGTTGACCACGGTGGGCTTGTCGGTGGTGGCCTTGTAGTCGATGTGCAGTTCGTTATTGTCGGTGAGGCGGTAGGTGACTTCGGTTTTCAGGTTGCCGGGGAAGCCCATCTCGCCGTCCTTGGACAGGTAGGTGAGGATCACGCCGACCGAATCCTTGTCCTTCACCGGCTTGGCTTCCCAGACCTTCTTGTCGAAGCCCTCGGCGCCACCGTGCAGGGCGTTCGGCCCGTCGTTGAGCGGCACCTGGTAGCGCTTGCCATCAAGCTCGAAGGCGCCGCCAGCCAGGCGATTGCCGAAGCGGCCGATGGTGGCGCCGAAGAAGGCGGTACCGGCTTCATAGCCCTGCACGTCATCGAAGCCCAAGACCACGTCTTCGACCTTGCCGTTCTTGTCCGGCACTGCCAGGGCCTGCAGCACGCCGCCGTAGGTGATGATGGTGGCCTGCATGCCATGGCTGTTGCGCAACTGGTACTGCTCGACCGGCGTGCCGTCGCGGGTCTTGCCGAAGGGCTTGTGTTCGCTGGTCAGCCCGGCAGCATTGGCACCTGTGGCAATCGCCAAGGAGAGGGCCAGGCCGGACAGCAAGTGGTGGGGGTGG harbors:
- a CDS encoding aldose epimerase family protein — protein: MTHPHHLLSGLALSLAIATGANAAGLTSEHKPFGKTRDGTPVEQYQLRNSHGMQATIITYGGVLQALAVPDKNGKVEDVVLGFDDVQGYEAGTAFFGATIGRFGNRLAGGAFELDGKRYQVPLNDGPNALHGGAEGFDKKVWEAKPVKDKDSVGVILTYLSKDGEMGFPGNLKTEVTYRLTDNNELHIDYKATTDKPTVVNLTNHSYFNLAGAGNGDMLKQVATLHASHYTPVNKTLIPTGELAPVKGTPMDFSKPTPIGQHIKDDHEQLKFAEAKQGGFDFNWALDSKGDIKQLAAEVHDPASGRLLQLYTTEPGVQFYTSNFLDGSVKGKAGKTYAHWSAFTLETQHFPDAPNQPKFASTRLDPGQTYTQNTVFKFSVK
- the uvrD gene encoding DNA helicase II, producing the protein MQNDLDQRLSSLNPAQHHAVTTPPGHQLVLAGAGSGKTRVLVHRIAFLIQRLDVSPHSILSVTFTNKAAAEMRHRIEDVLGQSPAGMWVGTFHGLAHRLLRAHWQEAGLVENFQILDSDDQQRLIKRVIRELGLDEQRWPAKQAQWFINGQKDEGIRPAGIQASGDLFLATMRSIYEAYEAACARAGVIDFAELLLRALDLWRNNAGLLAHYQKRFRHTLVDEFQDTNAVQYAWLRFLAMGGESLMVVGDDDQSIYGWRGAKIENIQQFDSDFADAEIIRLEQNYRSTANILNAANALIANNQGRLGKELRTDVGDGDLISLYAAFNEHDEARYVVETIEDALRKDGLRRSDIAILYRSNAQSRVLEEALLREKIPYRIYGGQRFFERAEIKNAMAYLRLIHQRGNDAALERVINVPARGIGEKTVETLRQFARANDLSMWAALHEAVGTKVIAGRAASALNAFVELIDTLALKVEGLQLHSTAQLVIEQSGLLAYHRDEKGEKAQARVENLEELVSAARAFDSYEGEEGDDAQTPLAAFLDHASLEAGDTQAAEHEDSVQMMTLHSAKGLEFPRVFLVGMEEGLFPHKMSLEEPGRLEEERRLAYVGITRAMRHLVISYAETRRLYGNETYNKVSRFVREVPPHLVQEVRLSNSVSRPYGSGSRSMSGSSLFAGSAVPDTPFNLGQRVQHSLFGEGTILNFEGSGPQARVQVNFESEGSKWLMLAYAKLEAI